A single Phycisphaeraceae bacterium DNA region contains:
- a CDS encoding type II/IV secretion system protein has product MTSPSPLAPLAPVLAVLGEDSLQAAARRPVEVRVPPASLSPTSCTPSPDFLRLVDHDFARRHLILSAGVSPDGDGAPVESLLIAASTPPAAVHNTGVALGRRVTTTPAQPEEIASAIDRVYAAAGGVQGSVAVVETDAPAVHVEGSLDVQADLEHAVKEAERDLLSTHGKAPAVRLVDLILFEALTRGASDVHVQPIRERTLVRYRLDGALHTARELPGSLASAVVTRIKVMARLDVAERRSAQDGRATVTIGGRSAAGGTSAGGRRVDLRISTLPSTYGERVVVRLLDPSRSPHTLSFAALGMPPPVESAYLAQVARTSGIVLSTGPTGSGKTTTLYTTLAWISSTNSPSGAQASGGQPHARGNGRGVGRGGCEVNMMTVEDPVEYDLACSGLSVSQTQVDPKKNVTFATGLRHILRQDPDVIMVGEVRDEETARIAVQSSLTGHMVLSTLHTNDAASAIARLLDLGVEPFLVASSLSAVLAQRLVRKVHRECGGPEGRGGEAGEGGRGGCEACFHTGYRGRTGIFELLVVEPEVRSLIGRRSSAIEVKQAARRAGMVTLKEAGEALIAAGETTREEAARVVDLLEEDIA; this is encoded by the coding sequence ATGACCTCCCCCTCCCCCCTGGCCCCCCTTGCCCCCGTGCTGGCGGTACTTGGAGAAGACTCTCTCCAAGCCGCAGCGCGCCGACCTGTCGAGGTGCGAGTTCCCCCCGCATCCCTCTCACCGACCTCGTGCACCCCATCGCCGGACTTCCTTCGCCTGGTCGACCACGACTTCGCGCGCCGGCACCTGATCCTGAGCGCGGGAGTGAGCCCTGATGGCGACGGCGCTCCCGTGGAGTCGCTGCTGATCGCCGCCTCGACGCCGCCCGCCGCGGTGCACAACACCGGCGTGGCCCTCGGGCGCCGGGTGACCACGACACCGGCCCAGCCCGAGGAGATCGCCTCGGCGATCGACCGCGTCTACGCCGCCGCGGGGGGGGTGCAGGGATCGGTCGCGGTCGTGGAGACCGATGCCCCGGCGGTGCACGTGGAGGGATCGCTGGATGTGCAGGCCGACCTGGAGCACGCGGTCAAGGAGGCGGAGCGAGACCTGTTGAGCACCCACGGCAAGGCCCCGGCGGTGCGGCTGGTGGACCTGATCCTCTTCGAGGCCCTCACGCGCGGGGCGAGCGATGTGCACGTGCAGCCGATCCGCGAGCGGACGCTGGTCCGCTACCGCCTCGACGGCGCCCTGCACACCGCGCGGGAGCTCCCCGGCTCGCTCGCGAGCGCGGTGGTGACGCGCATCAAGGTCATGGCCCGCCTGGACGTCGCCGAGCGGCGGTCGGCGCAGGACGGCCGGGCGACCGTGACCATCGGCGGCCGGTCGGCCGCAGGGGGAACATCGGCGGGCGGCAGGCGCGTGGACCTGCGGATCAGCACGCTGCCGAGCACGTATGGCGAGCGGGTGGTGGTGCGCCTGCTGGACCCTTCGCGCTCGCCGCACACCCTGAGCTTCGCGGCCCTGGGGATGCCGCCGCCGGTGGAGTCGGCGTACCTCGCCCAGGTGGCACGCACCAGCGGCATCGTCCTCTCGACCGGCCCCACCGGCAGCGGCAAGACCACGACCTTGTACACCACGCTCGCGTGGATTAGTTCCACCAACTCACCGAGTGGCGCACAGGCCAGCGGAGGCCAACCGCATGCACGGGGGAATGGGAGGGGGGTCGGGAGGGGGGGCTGCGAAGTGAACATGATGACCGTTGAGGACCCGGTCGAGTACGACCTGGCGTGCTCCGGGCTCTCGGTGAGCCAGACGCAGGTGGACCCCAAGAAGAACGTCACCTTTGCCACGGGCCTGCGGCACATCCTCCGGCAGGACCCGGATGTGATCATGGTCGGCGAGGTCCGCGACGAGGAGACGGCGCGGATCGCGGTGCAGTCCTCGCTGACCGGCCACATGGTCCTCTCGACGCTGCACACCAACGACGCGGCGAGCGCGATCGCGCGACTGCTGGACCTGGGCGTCGAGCCCTTCCTCGTTGCCTCGTCTCTCTCCGCCGTCCTCGCCCAGCGGCTGGTCCGCAAGGTGCACCGGGAGTGCGGCGGTCCCGAGGGTCGTGGAGGCGAGGCGGGGGAAGGGGGGAGGGGGGGGTGTGAGGCGTGCTTCCACACCGGCTACCGCGGCCGCACCGGCATCTTCGAGCTGCTGGTGGTCGAGCCGGAGGTGCGATCTCTGATCGGCCGCCGCAGCTCGGCGATCGAGGTAAAGCAGGCCGCGCGGCGGGCGGGGATGGTCACCTTGAAGGAAGCCGGGGAGGCCCTAATCGCCGCGGGCGAGACCACGCGCGAGGAGGCGGCCCGCGTCGTCGACCTGCTCGAGGAGGACATCGCCTGA
- the atpA gene encoding F0F1 ATP synthase subunit alpha produces the protein MSEKGVPLYAAVRFPGDRIPSTDPATLWPHHGARYRPGSGWVLVPPPTAARFGPAFLKRIAAVKIRTDEITSVIKQEIEQFSADLEVSEVGRVLEVGDGIARIYGLSKAMAGELLEFQTAKGSVMGQVFNLEEDTVGAVIYGDYLEVKEGDVVKATSRLLEVPVGEALLGRVVDPLGRPLDDAGPIRATEFRKVDIIAPGIAERQPVTEPMQTGIKAIDSMIPIGRGQRELIIGDRKTGKTAIAVDTIINQKQYWGTPEAVVCIYVAVGQKESTVAGVVETLKKYGAMDYTIVVNAAASDPAPMQYIAPYSGCAMGEYFMWQGKDGKGGPKHALCIYDDLSKQAVAYRQLSLLLRRPPGREAYPGDVFYLHSRLLERATKLSNENGAGSLTALPVIETQEGDVSAYIPTNVISITDGQIYLEPELFFSGVRPAVNVGISVSRVGGNAQVKAMKKIAGSLRLDLASYRELEAFAQLGTELDKATQKQLDRGARMVELLKQPQYVPQTVTEQVLSIYAGSKGFLDDVDTKDVPAFEKALLEYFETSGRAIRDELEQKKALDADLEKKLIDAMAKFKGGWKAK, from the coding sequence ATGAGCGAGAAAGGCGTGCCCCTGTACGCGGCCGTCCGCTTTCCTGGCGACAGGATTCCCAGCACCGACCCCGCTACCCTTTGGCCCCACCACGGGGCCCGGTACCGACCGGGTTCTGGTTGGGTGCTTGTCCCGCCGCCTACGGCCGCCCGGTTCGGGCCGGCCTTCTTGAAGAGGATCGCAGCCGTGAAGATCAGGACCGACGAAATCACCAGCGTGATCAAGCAGGAGATCGAGCAGTTCTCCGCGGACCTCGAGGTCTCCGAAGTCGGCCGCGTGCTCGAGGTCGGCGACGGCATCGCACGCATCTACGGCCTCTCCAAGGCCATGGCCGGTGAACTCCTGGAGTTCCAGACCGCCAAGGGCTCGGTGATGGGCCAGGTCTTCAACCTGGAAGAGGACACCGTCGGCGCCGTCATCTACGGCGACTACCTCGAGGTGAAGGAGGGCGACGTCGTCAAGGCGACCAGCCGCCTGCTCGAGGTCCCCGTCGGCGAGGCCCTCCTCGGCCGCGTCGTGGACCCCCTGGGCCGCCCGCTCGATGACGCCGGCCCGATCCGCGCCACCGAGTTCCGCAAGGTCGACATCATCGCCCCCGGCATCGCCGAGCGCCAGCCCGTGACCGAGCCGATGCAGACCGGCATCAAGGCCATCGACTCGATGATCCCCATCGGCCGCGGCCAGCGCGAGCTGATCATCGGCGACCGCAAGACCGGCAAGACCGCCATCGCCGTCGACACCATCATCAACCAGAAGCAGTACTGGGGCACGCCCGAGGCCGTCGTGTGCATCTACGTCGCCGTCGGCCAGAAGGAATCGACCGTCGCCGGCGTCGTCGAGACGCTCAAGAAGTACGGCGCGATGGACTACACCATCGTCGTCAACGCCGCCGCCTCCGACCCGGCCCCGATGCAGTACATCGCCCCCTACTCCGGCTGCGCCATGGGCGAGTACTTCATGTGGCAGGGCAAGGACGGCAAGGGGGGGCCCAAGCACGCCCTGTGCATCTACGACGACCTCTCCAAGCAGGCCGTCGCCTACCGCCAGCTCTCGCTGCTGCTCCGCCGCCCGCCGGGCCGCGAGGCGTACCCCGGCGACGTCTTCTACCTCCACTCCCGCCTCCTCGAGCGCGCCACCAAGCTCTCCAACGAGAACGGCGCCGGCTCGCTGACCGCTCTCCCGGTCATCGAGACGCAGGAGGGCGACGTCTCGGCGTACATCCCCACCAACGTCATCTCGATCACCGACGGCCAGATCTACCTCGAGCCCGAGCTGTTCTTCTCCGGCGTCCGCCCCGCGGTCAACGTCGGCATCTCGGTCAGCCGCGTCGGCGGCAACGCCCAGGTGAAGGCCATGAAGAAGATCGCCGGCTCGCTGCGACTGGACCTGGCGAGCTACCGCGAACTGGAAGCCTTCGCCCAGCTCGGCACCGAGCTCGACAAGGCGACGCAGAAGCAGCTCGACCGCGGCGCCCGCATGGTCGAGCTGCTCAAGCAGCCGCAGTACGTCCCGCAGACGGTGACCGAGCAGGTCCTCTCGATCTACGCCGGCTCCAAGGGCTTCCTCGACGACGTCGACACCAAGGACGTCCCCGCCTTCGAGAAGGCCCTGCTGGAGTACTTCGAGACCTCCGGCCGCGCCATCCGCGACGAACTGGAACAGAAGAAGGCCCTCGACGCCGACCTCGAGAAGAAGCTCATCGACGCCATGGCGAAGTTCAAGGGCGGCTGGAAGGCGAAGTAA